AGCAAATCCCCCAGGTGTCTTGCCCGGCGCCCAGGGGTTCAGTTTTCGGTGATGAGTAAGACGTGCTCAGTGCCTCCGTGTGTCGTGTGTGAGACCTGAGACCAGATGCCTGCTCCTCCCTCTGTTCCCAAGGGCATAGCCCCAGGCCCGTCTGTGACCCTCCACTGGGCCCAAGAAGAACCTTTCCCCAGGCCTCAGTCCCCTGTGGCCTCCCGGAGCCGCACAGAGTGGGGAGGGTCTGCTCTCCATCTGGCCATTGTGGGCCCCACCCCAGGAGCTCCTGCCCCCGCCCCAGCCTCACTCCTTCTCCAGAGGCCGCGAGGCCTGAAGTTTGTGTTTCCCCTCAAGGTAGTTCTTAGCTGCGGTCATAGATTGCAGGGGAGGAGCCAGAAACGGAGATGAAACCCAGGAGCCCCCACCCTCTTCACAGGGCTAAAGCCAGAAACCACCCTCCCAGGCCACAGCCTGCCTCATGTGGCCACGCCTGCTCCCTGGCAGTGCGCGTCCTGCAACCCTTCCCACTCCAGGGCCTTGGCTTCCACCATCAATCCCCATGTTTCAAATCCCCGCTGCTCCCAAGACTACCTGCTGCCTCGGGGTAGAATCTAAGCCCCTTCCCCTGGTGCTGGAGGCCCACAGAGTGGGCGCTGCCTGTCCCTCCACTCCTTCAGCGCCCTGACCACCGCCTGGCTGTTCCTCTGCCCCCAAAGCTTTCCTACTGGCTGCCTCCTTGTGGCACGCCCCCATGCCACCCACGACCTCCCATCAACTCCTATTGATTATTAGCTTCTTTCACCCGCCCTCTGCCCTAGAGCACTGGTTCTTGGGGCACAGCATCCTTGTCCTCCACAGTGAAGCTGGTGCCCCTGTACCTGGCATAGCACCCACCCCGCAGCTGCTCGTGCAGGACGCCCGAGTAGGGGTGGAATAGAGGGAGGAGTTCCCAGCCCTGGAGGAGGGAGCGGAGAGGAAGGCCAGGCCCATTCGCAGCTGCCTCCTATCTCAAAAACGTGGAAGGGGCTATGACTGTAgggcggggagggaggggaaTCCTTTTTGCTGACTCTCCCCACGGACCCTCTCCTGCCCTCTAGCTGGTCAGCTCCTCCACCTTTCCCCGCCGCAGCAGGCCAGGGAGCGGCTGTCTTGTCCAGGATACTCGAGGGACCGAGGTAGGGGAAGCCTGTTTAACCCGTCCAGCACCTCCTGCTCTGGCCTGCAGCTCGCCCAAGCAGCTCTGCAGAGCGACTAGGTCAGGGCCTCTCCAGGTGTCTCCACTCGAGGGACGGCTGGCGCCACGCGGAAGAGGGGGAAGCGGGTCAGGGCGGGACAAGGGCAAGAGGTTACTGCTCTGGGCGCTGTGTCCTAAGGGCTGCCTCTGGTCTGCGGAGAATGGAGGGTGCCCGGGGTCAAGCCCGGACTCTGGTCAGGGTACCCGAGCCTTAGCCACGCCCTCCTCCCCCAGCGTGCCGCGGGGGCGGGCACAGCAGGGCGGGCGTGGCTGGGACACGGGCTCTGCGTCGCCGACCCGCCCGGGAAGCTGGGACTTGAGCTGGTCTGCATTCGGGCAAGGTGAGCCCCGGGATGTCTCTCAGGCAGGACCCAGGGCTGCACGCCCTAACTTGGTGCGAGGTCGCGGCGGTCCAGCCCGGCTGCACGTCGTCTCGCGCCCCTTGCAGCTCCCGGCCCGCCACCCCGCGCTGCTGCGCCCCCTCCCCACGCAGTCGGCTTCTCCTGACCCCCAGGTGCACCCAGGGCGCCGGCCTGGGCCTCAGCTCCGCGCACTCCCCCCAGGATGCGGCACTGGGGCTTCAGGTGGGCGCAGGACCCGCACTCAGCACGCACTTCCCCCGCCGAGCACTGTCTGGCAGCGGGGACGCACCCCCAGGACCACGAGCTCGGAGGCCCGGGGCCAGGAGATGGCGCCCGTGGAGTGGGTCCCGCGGGAAGGCCGGGAATGGCGGGCCGGTGTCGTTCCCACCTGGGCCGCCAGGTGGGTCCCGCTATCGCCGCGAGGCCGCACCTGTCGCGCTGCCGGAGACCGCGCTTGCCCAGGAGCTCCAGGAGGGACCCCCGCTCCTCCCTCCGCCACTGGGCGGGGCCGGCCGCTGAGTCACGGCCGCACACCGGACGGTGACGGAGGCAGGGCTGCCTGGGGAGGGGCCGGTGACCTCAGCCAGGGCTGACGCGGAAAAGTGGGATGGGGTCACCCATGGCAGTGGATGAGGGGGTGGCCCGGGCCTCCACTCACTGCCCACCCTAGATGTCCGGGGTCCCTCCTGCGACCAAGGACAGAAGGCACCCACAGAGGGCCCCCAACACGAGGACCCTGGCCCTGGGTGCAGGGCGTTTTTCCGGCGCTGTGCTCCCCCAGCAGATGGCCCCTGCTAACCGCCAGTTCccagaaaagggaagggaggggctgAGAGGCTGGATGGAGGCAACACAGCAGGAAAAGGTGACTCCAGGTCTGCAGGGGTGGGACTCAGAGCTCTCACTACACACACCTGCTGGGGACAGGCTTCTCCGGCTTTCCCAGGGCTGGGTCAGGCCGTGGCAGGGGCTTCCCCAGACCAGTGTCCCAAGGGGCCAGGTTGTTTGCGGCTGGGCTGGCTCCGGGAAAGTAAGAGGGGGCACTGCCGAACAGGGGATGTCCAGTGCCACACCAGGGCAGTCACACTTCCTCCTGGGGCTGTGGGGACACAGGAAGGCCTaggggaggggttgggggagaaCGGACTCAGGAGGTGACCCTGAAGGTGGAGAGGCCCGAGCTGGGGTCACATCATGACCAGGGAAGGACAGTGGTTGGCCCAACCCATGTGTCCACTCGGTCTGTGGGAGGGAATCGCCCTGGAGAGCCCCCTTTGCCTGGcccccacccacacacccctTGGGCTCTCTTGAAGGTTAACTGTGCCTAGCACCTTGGCAGGCCCCATTTCCTCCAGTCCTTAGGACAAGGCATCCTTTGGGGGCATCACCAAGCTGGGAAGGTGAGCCCCCGAGTCAGTGTTGAGTTTGCGTATCGGCAAGTGCCTTGAGCTCACACCCCTGGAACTGGTAGTTTGGTGAGAGATGGAATTTCAAGTTGAGAACTGGCCTGGGATTTTGAAGGCTTAGTCCCTGTCTCTTGCTGGCACTGCTGCTAATGAAAAATGAATGTTACTGGATTCCTGATCCAGAGTCCAGGTGTTGTGTTTCTTTAAGAGCCTTCAGGCTTTTTCTTGCTGATCTAAAATTGCTTAATGTCCCTGATGATGCTTTTGCATTCATTATCTTGGCTACTTCCTAGGCCCTGTTCTTGCTAATTtgcttgtattatttcttttacaatttctttcttttctgttcttctgttttGGGATTTCTGTTAATTGGGCATTATACCTTCTGGATTTATTCTCTAatattctagtttttttctttttttttttaaactttctgggATATTTCCTTGACTTCTAACCCTTCagtggaatttttcattttatttattatagtttttaaccttttggttttgaaattttttttttttttttttttgagacagagtttcgctcttgttgcccaggcccgagtgcaatggcgtgatcttggctcaccgcaacctccgcctcccaggttcaagcgattctcctgcctcagcctccctagtagctgggattacaggcatgtgccaccacacctggctaatttttgtatttttcgtagagatggggtttctccatgttggtcaggctggtctcaaactcccaacctcaggtgatccacccgccttggcctcccagagtcctgggattacagatatgagccacgcccggctttttttttttttttttttttgagacaaggtcttactctgtcatccaggctagagtgcattggtgccatctcggttcactgtaaccttgacctcccaggctcaagcgaacttcccacctcagccctctccatcccccagcagccaggactacaggtgtatgccaccatgcccggctaatgtttgtagtagaaatagggttttgccatgttacccaagctggtctcgaactcctgggctcaagcagtccacccgccttggcctcccaaaatgctgggattacaagtatgagccaccacacccagcttttgttttgaaatttcaaaCTTACCTAGTTTTAAACATCTTGACACATTTGCTTATCATTCTCCTTCTCTCTATTTCTGAGCCCTTTGGAAGCAGGTTTCAGGCACTTTGCCCTTACTGTTTTAGTGTGTGTTTCCTAAGAACAAGGATGTTTTCTTCTATAACTACGGAACAGTGATCAAAGTCAGGCAACATCAGTATCACACTGTTTATCCAATTGACAGTCGATGATGGCGTGGATCATACAACTTCGGTAATGACACTTGTCCCAGAAATGTCCTCCATAATGTGTTCTCCTCATCTAATCCAAAATCACGTATAACATTTTGTTGtcataaactcttttttttttttttgaaacggagtctcactctgcactctgttgcccaggctggagtgcagtggcacgatctcggctcactgcaacctccgtctcctgtgttcaagcaattctcctgcctcagcttcctgagtagctgggattacaggcgtggaccaccacacccagctaattgttgtatttttagtagaaatggggttttaccatgttggtcaggctggtctcgaactcctgcccttgtgatccacctgcctcggcctccgaaagtgcttggattacaggcgtgagccactgtgcccagccaaacgATCATACTTTTAATTCCCAAGGCCTCTCTTGTTCTCTGCACCATTTCATTAACTATAGGCAATGAGACTTTTTTAGAAAGCAGACCAACTTGAATGCATGGAGCTGAGTGGTGTGGCATTGTCCCCAAGGGAGCTGGGTGACACCATGATGGTGACCATGTGCAGAGCCCTTCTCACTGTAGAGTGATAAATGGTGTGTTTCTGTTTTGTCCCAGAAGTCAGGGGTAGAgttaattcctttcctttccccagcATGGTTCCTGGCACACCGTAGGTACCCCCTGAGTGCCTACGATGGTTGGTTCTTGCACGACTGAACTTGCAGGTGGACGTGGCATTACACATGGGCAGGGCGTATGcacgcctgtgtgtgtgtgtagatgcaGGTGGACGGGGCGGGGCAGAGGCTGCCACCTGCAGAGCTGTGGGCTCGTCCACGCCAGGTGTCCATGtctgtggtgtgcacctgtgtgtaaGTCCAGCTGGGCTGTAGGCAGCCATCTCTTTTCTGAAGGTTGATCTGTTCGTCACTCTAAGCCCCAAGCAGCCAGGGGCTCATGGGGTTTTCATGAacaccctcctcctgccccctgcatgtgcaaaggtcctgggaCTCAGGGGTCGGAGGCTCCATCGCCCCAGTGGTTGTGAGGCATCTGGGCTTGTCGAGACACCTTCGCTTCTGCCCTCGGGGTCCCTTTGGGGGCTTTTGTCCTTGCTGGGGTCCAGAGTTTTCTGGCAAGGCCTAGAGCCCTCTGCCAGgtgctcttcctcccctccccttccaggCACAGCCCCCCACCAGCGGCTTATGGTTTCACAGATGACAAAAGCCAGTAGAGTATGTGCGCTGTCTGCCCTGAGAGTTCCAAGGGGAGGGTCCGGAGCAGCCAGCCGTGAACCCCAACTGCAGTTCGGGAAGCTACCtgcggggaggggcagggaggggagggggaggcagcCACGCTGGAGAGCCCCTCCCCAAGCTCTTCATTCCAACCCTGCCCTGCCCCCTGCCTTGCCGATGGAGCCTGTCACCCTAAACGCGGCCTCAGTAAACCAATCCAGGCCAGAGAAAGAGAAGTGCGGCCCCCTCGCCCGTGTAAGTGGAACTGCAGCGGAGCCGATAGCTCAGCCATGAAAAAATCATGAGGTCGCCGGGCTGCAGGTCTGTGCTCAGGAACACCACCAGGGGCTGGGCCCTTGGGAGCAGGTGCTGGGCCAGGAGTGAGGACATCAAAGCCCAGTGTGCCCAGCAGGGTGGTCCTCACCTGGCTGCAGGGCCAAGGGGACAACAGAGCCTGGGCAGAGGCTTGGCACGGGGACGGGGGAAGGGTGGAGTACCTGGGAATCACTGGAGACAGGGATGCCAACAGGAGTGGCAGCAGTCAGGGCCTGGCACTGAGGCGGGGGCTCCCCCGATGCCTACAGGGAGGGCTGCAGGCGCTGCTGCCCTGTGAAAGGCGTGGTCCTCAGCCTCGGGGTGGCCCCAGGGCTCCATTTCCCAGTTTCCAGGGCTCCAGGCCAGGAGCGAGGAGCCACCTCTCCCCCAGCTGCACACACGCAGGCCCGTGCCAGCTCACACCACCAGGATCAGTGTTGCAGGGCATCCAGCCTGGAACACGTGCCAGTTGCCATGGCAGCAGACGGCGTGCCAGCAggagcccaggctgggctcaagcatccAGGGTCAGGGGTCTAGGCCTGGGGTCCTTCCCCTTATAGCACCAGAGGAGCCAACTGAGTGAGGGCTCTCAGGAAATCTGAGGGTGGACACCAGGGGCTAGTGGGGGCGCATGGCTTCCTGGTCCTGCCCAGCTGGCCCTGCACTGAGAGGGatagaggctgaggctgaggctcagGCCTCAGGGGAGGCTGCCGGGGGATTCTGATGGTGGAGGCATTCCTTgctctctgggctcaggtgagGCCAGGAAGTCTGTCACAGCTGGCTGCTCCCTGGACCAGGGGGCTGGGGGTACTGCCACCCCAAACAGCCTCTCAGTGCCCACCAGGACAAGGCACCCCTCCCAGGTGCAGACCTCAGCTTGGGCCTCAGGCACGCACCGGGCAGGGGCTTCCGCCAGCCTCAGAGGTGGCTGAGGGTGGGGTGTGGTGCTCTCAGAGTGGCAGCGGCTTTGAATGTCCCCACAGTGCAGCCTGCACAGGTCAGGGTGGCAGGCGCGTGTGTACACCATGTGAGTGGTTGCGTGGCACCTCCGGAGGTATGGCCACAGGGTCTGGTGGGGGTCAGTGGGAGGGGTGCTCCCTGTTGCCTGAGAACACTGCAGGGGGCTAGAGTGCCCCAGCCCACCACATGCTCTTGTGAGTTGTGTATGTCTGGAATATGAGTGGGACCCTGGAAACAGCCTCCCTTGGGCAGTGTACAACCTGGGCTCCCTGCTGGGCAGCCCTGAGTAGGCTCTCAGGCTGGGATCCAGGATGACATTACCAGGGTCCAGAGTTGGCCCAGCAGGCGACCTTTCTGGCAACCTTTGCCCACTCTCATCCATGAGcaccgtcacacacacacacacaccacactcacacacatgcacgatGCTGCACCCATGGGCAGAGGCTCAGCCCATCACACAAGAACCCGGCCCTGTGCtggggtcccagctgctcaggaggccaaggtgggaggatcgcctgagcccaggaggttgcagcTGCCGTtggccaagatagcaccactgcactccagcctgggtgacagaacaaaaccctgtctctaaaataaataaaaaagaaccagatggccaggcacggtgtctcacgcctgtaatcccagcactttgggaggccgaggcaggtggatcacctgaggtcaggtgtttgagaccagcctagccaacatggtgaaaccccatctctactaaaaatacaaaaattagccaggcatggtggcacacacctgtagtcccagctacttgggaggctgaggcaggagaatcgcctgaacctgggaggtggaggttgcagtgagctgagatagtgccactgcactccagcctgggcgacagagcaagactctgtctcaaaaaaaagaaaaaaagtctgtgcCCGGtggttcacagctgtaatcccagcactttgagaggctgaggaggccagatcacgaggtcaggagttcgagaccagtctggccaacataatgaaaccccgtctttactaaaaaatacaaaaaattagctgggtatggtggcaggcacctgtaatcccagcaactcgggaggccgaggcaggagaatcccacgaatctgggaggcagaggttgcagtgagccaagattgtgccattgcactctagcctgggtgacaatgtgagactctgtcttaaaaaagttaataataataataataaagagccaGACTGCTGACAATCTAACAATTTCAGGCACTTATTAagtacctgctgtgtgccagaaaCCTTGCTGGGGATCCAGAGGAAACGATCCTAGCAGGTGGCTGGGCAACAGCCTGGGGTcctgaggtggaggcaggaggggcTGGAATCCCTGTGAACGGCCTCCCTCCAAGGAAGCCTGGCCCAGGCGCCCACCCTTCAGTCACCCTCCCCTGGGGCCCGAGAGTCCCCCTTAGCTCACACACCTGGGTCAGTGCCAGGCAGCCCCACCCAACGTGGAGCTGTGGGGCCCCAGAACTAAGGAGCTGCCATCatttctggctctgccaccaagAGGCTGCCCAGAGCCAGGCCCACTTAGCGCCTGGCGGCCAGGCTTCCTCCCGTTGGGCACCTGATGCCTAAGCACCCTGCCAGCCCAGACAGTGCTAATGAGGCCGTCATGCCAATCACAGGGGCAGGCTGCCTGGGCTCCTTCACAGCCTGGCTGGGCGTTGGGGTGTGGAGGTGAAGCCAGTGTCTGTGCCTGGGGTGGGGGGACCATGGGCACAGCTGCCCCTCTGGCTTCCCCCACCGCTCACAGACCAACTGAGCTGTGCCCTCAAAATCCAgtgggaggctgggcacagtggctatgcctgtaatcccaacactttcagaggctgtggcgggcggatcacttgaggtcaggagtttgagaccagcctgggcaacatggcgaaaccccatctctactaaaaatataaacattagccaggcatggtagcaagtgcctgtaatcccagctacttgggaggctgaggcaggaggactgcttgagctctaaggttgcagtgagccaagattgcgccactggactccagtttGGGCAAAGAGCGAGACcgtgtttcaaaaaaaagtttttttaaaaacaagatccAATGGGAAATTGAGGTGCAGGCAGCACCCCAGCTTGTGCCCCTAAACCAGGGACGCTTCCCTGGCATCAGTGCTAGGCCTGGGTCCTCAGTTCCCTGGAAACTgtgggagagtgtgtgtgggcATCGTCTCTGGGGAGGGGGTGAAACCCCAGACTGTGTCTCCCTaggatggtgcctggcacatgaccTGGTTTTGCACACAGTTGGTGCCTCATAAATGCGTGTGAATCACAGAGGCGGATGAGGCCAACACACAGGGAGAGGCGAGAACAGGCCCTGGCGTCGTGGCATACACCATGCAGGAGGTATTTGCATGTGGGAGTCTGTCTGCCCCCACCCTGGCCCCTGAGCGTGGGGACAGTGGGGACAGgtctcctctttttcctcccctGTGTTTGCAGGTGCCTGGCATGGTTGCTGTCCAGGGCTTAGAGGACAGAGGAAGAGCCCCGAGTCTGTGCACACTCTGCCACCACGGCCCTGCCCACCTCTGGAGCCCACAGGTGCCCAGCCCAGGCCCCTTGCTTTTGGCTAGACTCCTGCAATATGGGGACCCCCATGATGGCCACTCAGGAGATTGGGGGCCCAGGAGGACAGGGGAGTGACTCCAGGCCATGACTGGAAGTGCCCTGTGGCCCCTGTTCCCAGtccccagggagatgggagggtCACACGCTGTTATGAGGAAGAGGACACCGGGCTGGCCCTGGCCCAGGGTGGGCAGCTCTGGTTTCACTACTTGGCTGTGAGCCCCtgaggcaggtgcaggagccaggcacagtgagcaGGGCCCAGTGCCCCTCAGGCTCTGGGGAAGGGGTATAGCCAGGTGGCCCAGAGCGAGGAGGTGCTGGGGACAGGTGTGACCACTTCCAGTCTCTCCCAGCCTGCTGGCCTTCATCCCCTCCCAGATTCCAAGGACCACCACTGGGAGCATGGGGTGGACATCGTCCCACCAGCCTCCTGGATCCACATCTGTAAAGACTCCAAAGTGAAGTGAGGCTGGCTTCACTCCAGCTCACAGCAAGGGAAGGGGCAGCCTCAGGGCCCAGCAACTTGCTCAGAGTGCACAGGAGTGCGCTGGGGCCTCTGATCCTGCCCCCTGCCTGCAGGGCTGCACTGCCACTGTGTTCCACCCTCCAGGGTGGGCAGCAGTCCAGTGCGTCATTCTGGGGCCTGAGCAGCGTGGCCAGAGGCCAGTCTGGGGTGGAGGCAACCTGGGCTGCAGGTTGTGGGTGGGGTCCTTGCTGTGCTTCTGGCAGCAGGAATCAGAGAAGCAGTAACTGGATCTGGCTGAGGGCCTGGCGGCCACCGAGGGTACAGGCAGCGATCAGGTTGCGGCCGAGCCGTGAGCATTCCACTGGGCAGCTTCTACATCCGGAAGGGCCGGGCCGGGCTGGGAGCCCACACGGGGTTGGAGGAGGTGGGCAGGAACGAGAGAGGCCAAAAGGTGCAAGGCCATGAAGAGGGGCGCTGGGCCTACACTACGAGGAAAGGGGAGTCGACCCTGCCCTTCAGCCCTGTAGGCCCTCAGGCCCTCAGGATCTGGACTCTGTTCAATCCGGGAGAGGCTGAAATCCAAGCTGAGGGTAATGAAAGGTGCCGCTCCTAAGCCGCACGTCTCTGATCCGCCCTCCCTGCCCGCCCTCTGCTGCCCGTGGGCCCTCTAAGAGCTGCCCAGGCTGCTGCCGCAGGTCAGAGGCAGGTCAGAGCAGGCAGGGGGTTCATGACGCCGGCTGGGTCTGGGGGCCGTGGGCCAGCCGAGCCGACCCGGGCTTCTCAGGGACCGCGGGGGCCGTGAGCACTCAGAGGGAGCGTCCCAGGCCCCTCCGGGGACCCAGCCAGCCTGAAGATGCCAACGAACGGCCTGCACCAGGTGCTGAAGATCCAGTTTGGCCTCGTCAATGACACTGGCCGCTACCTGACAGCCGAGAGCTTCGGCTTCAAGGTCAATGCCTCGGCACCCAGCCTCAAGCGGAAGCAGACCTGGGTGCTGGAACCCGACCCAGGACAAGGCACGGCCGTGCTGCTCCGCAGCAGCCACCTGGGCCGCTACCTGTCGGCAGAAGAGGATGGGCGCGTGGCCTGTGAGGCAGAGCAGCCGGGCCGTGACTGCCGCTTCCTGGTCCTGCCGCAGCCAGATGGGCGCTGGGTGCTGCGGTCAGAGCCGCACGGCCGCTTCTTCGGAGGCACCGAGGACCAGCTGTCCTGCTTTGCCACAGCAGTTTCCCCGGCCGAGCTGTGGACCGTGCACCTGGCCATCCACCCGCAGGCCCACCTGCTGAGTGTGAGCCGGCGGCGCTACGTGCACCTGTGCCCGCGGGAGAATGAGATGGCTGCAGACGGTGACAAGCCCTGGGGCGTGGACGCCCTCCTCACCCTCATCTTCCGTAGCCGACGGTACTGCCTCAAGTCCTGTGACAGCCGCTACCTGCGCAGCGACGGCCGCCTGGTCTGGGAGCCTGAGCCCCATGCCTGCTACACGCTGGAGTTCAAGGCGGGCAAGCTGGCCTTCAAGGACTGCGACGGCCGCTACCTGGCACCCGTGGGGCCTGCTGGCACCCTCAAGGCCGGCCGGAACACGCGACCCGGCAAGGATGAGCTCTTTGACCTGGAGGAGAGTCACCCACAGGTGGTGCTGGTGGCCGCCAACCACCGCTATGTCTCTGTGCGGCAAGGTAAGGAGGGCACAGGTGGTGACCTCCTGAGGGGTGCTGGGAACCCCCTGCTTCAGAGAGGAGGCTGTGGAGGTCTCACGGGGAGTGGTATCGTGTCTGTGTGTTCACATGTCTGTCCTGGGCTGGGGATCCATGTAGGACATATGTGGCCAAAGTGCAGGTGGATGGGCCTCGGACCATGCCCAGGGGACCCCCACTGAGGGGTGGTGGCTTCAGGGTCAGAGGCAAGAGTTCCTGGCCTTTCTCAGCATAGCTGGAGAATGTCTCAGCCAAGCCCTAGGCAGCTGCGGAGTCTGTTACTGGAGAGGTGTGGGCCAGGCGATGAGCAGTGCCCAGCAGGGACAGGAGGCCCACAGCCTGGCCT
The window above is part of the Symphalangus syndactylus isolate Jambi chromosome 14, NHGRI_mSymSyn1-v2.1_pri, whole genome shotgun sequence genome. Proteins encoded here:
- the FSCN2 gene encoding fascin-2 isoform X2, which codes for MPTNGLHQVLKIQFGLVNDTGRYLTAESFGFKVNASAPSLKRKQTWVLEPDPGQGTAVLLRSSHLGRYLSAEEDGRVACEAEQPGRDCRFLVLPQPDGRWVLRSEPHGRFFGGTEDQLSCFATAVSPAELWTVHLAIHPQAHLLSVSRRRYVHLCPRENEMAADGDKPWGVDALLTLIFRSRRYCLKSCDSRYLRSDGRLVWEPEPHACYTLEFKAGKLAFKDCDGRYLAPVGPAGTLKAGRNTRPGKDELFDLEESHPQVVLVAANHRYVSVRQGVNVSANQDDELDHETFLMQIDQETKKCTFYSSTGGYWTLVTHGGIQATATQVSANTMFEMEWRGRRVALKASNGRYVCMKKNGQLAAISDFAGKDEEFTLKLINRPILVLRGLDGFVCHHRGSNQLDTNRSVYDVFHLSFSDGAYQIRGRDGGFWYTGSHGSVCSDGERAEDFVFEFRELGRLAIRARSGKYLRGGASGLLRADADAPVGTALWEY
- the FSCN2 gene encoding fascin-2 isoform X1, which gives rise to MPTNGLHQVLKIQFGLVNDTGRYLTAESFGFKVNASAPSLKRKQTWVLEPDPGQGTAVLLRSSHLGRYLSAEEDGRVACEAEQPGRDCRFLVLPQPDGRWVLRSEPHGRFFGGTEDQLSCFATAVSPAELWTVHLAIHPQAHLLSVSRRRYVHLCPRENEMAADGDKPWGVDALLTLIFRSRRYCLKSCDSRYLRSDGRLVWEPEPHACYTLEFKAGKLAFKDCDGRYLAPVGPAGTLKAGRNTRPGKDELFDLEESHPQVVLVAANHRYVSVRQGVNVSANQDDELDHETFLMQIDQETKKCTFYSSTGGYWTLVTHGGIQATATQVSANTMFEMEWRGRRVALKASNGRYVCMKKNGQLAAISDFAGAPPRLAWTGKVAGGAAQQTLSPPGKDEEFTLKLINRPILVLRGLDGFVCHHRGSNQLDTNRSVYDVFHLSFSDGAYQIRGRDGGFWYTGSHGSVCSDGERAEDFVFEFRELGRLAIRARSGKYLRGGASGLLRADADAPVGTALWEY